From one Lolium rigidum isolate FL_2022 chromosome 4, APGP_CSIRO_Lrig_0.1, whole genome shotgun sequence genomic stretch:
- the LOC124705798 gene encoding non-specific lipid-transfer protein 2P-like: MARAVAMCAVVAVVVAAMMVVPSAAAARAMAPAHQKCDVGKLIDCRPAVIGGKPPSDSCCSNLKAQKWCFCQYLKDPNYSHYINSPNAGKTLDSCGIRFPICLL, encoded by the coding sequence ATGGCTAGGGCGGTGGCGATGtgcgcggtggtggcggtggtagtagcggcgatgatggtggtgccatcggcggcggcagcgagggcGATGGCGCCGGCGCACCAGAAGTGCGACGTGGGGAAGCTGATCGACTGCCGGCCGGCGGTCATCGGCGGGAAGCCGCCGTCGGACTCGTGCTGCTCGAACCTCAAGGCGCAGAAATGGTGCTTCTGCCAGTACTTGAAGGACCCGAACTACTCCCACTACATCAACAGCCCCAATGCCGGCAAGACCCTTGACTCCTGCGGCATCAGATTCCCCATCTGCCTGCTGTAG